A genomic region of Thermodesulfobium narugense DSM 14796 contains the following coding sequences:
- the metG gene encoding methionine--tRNA ligase has product MAKSFYITTPIYYVNDKPHIGHAYTTVACDVLARFRRLQGKDVFFLTGTDEHGRKIQKAAENNSSDAKSYVDRFAKIFQDAWLALNISNDDFIRTTQERHYKAVAKFWQIVNDNGDIYKGKYSGWYCVPCETFFSDEQLVDGKCPDCGREVEWMEEESYFFRLSKYTQPLLELYNDKKNFVMPDFRRNEVIQFVSQGLKDLSISRSKFSWGIKVPDDPGHVIYVWFDALLNYLTAAGFAEDEEKFKRIWPADVHVVGKEIVRFHAVIWPAMLMSAKLPLPKMVFGHGWWTMEGEKMSKSKGNVVDIWALSKDVGVDPMRYFLMKAVPFGQDGDFSYKGLKEILNADLANDFGNLLNRTASMLERYNNSSLTEADKLFNKESFVKLRAIFDGMKERIEKHYDNLSFSFVLEEIMTLIKGANKFLDETAPWRSFKEKGFDLEVASTFYHVFEVVRLSSIALYPFMPTISKDVLRRLSIYGEPSWSEFSWGLLPMPCKIEKGEPIFKRLET; this is encoded by the coding sequence ATGGCAAAATCTTTCTACATTACTACCCCAATATATTATGTAAATGACAAACCACACATAGGTCACGCTTATACAACTGTGGCATGTGATGTGCTTGCAAGATTCAGAAGACTGCAAGGGAAAGATGTCTTTTTTCTGACTGGAACAGATGAACACGGCAGGAAGATCCAGAAAGCTGCAGAAAACAACTCTTCAGATGCAAAATCATATGTTGACAGATTTGCCAAAATTTTTCAAGATGCATGGCTTGCTCTTAATATTTCTAACGATGACTTTATAAGGACAACCCAAGAAAGGCATTATAAAGCAGTTGCTAAATTTTGGCAAATTGTTAATGACAATGGAGATATTTACAAGGGAAAATATTCTGGATGGTATTGTGTGCCGTGTGAAACGTTTTTTTCAGATGAACAGCTTGTAGATGGAAAATGTCCTGATTGCGGCAGAGAAGTCGAGTGGATGGAAGAAGAATCTTATTTCTTTAGACTTTCAAAATATACACAGCCACTGTTAGAACTTTACAACGACAAAAAGAATTTTGTTATGCCAGATTTTAGAAGAAACGAAGTAATTCAGTTTGTGAGCCAAGGCTTAAAGGATCTTTCCATATCAAGAAGCAAATTTTCCTGGGGGATAAAAGTTCCCGATGACCCTGGGCATGTAATATATGTCTGGTTTGATGCACTATTAAACTATCTTACTGCTGCTGGATTTGCAGAGGATGAGGAGAAATTTAAAAGGATCTGGCCCGCTGACGTTCATGTCGTTGGTAAAGAGATTGTTCGCTTTCATGCGGTAATATGGCCTGCTATGTTGATGAGTGCGAAACTTCCACTGCCAAAAATGGTTTTTGGCCATGGTTGGTGGACTATGGAAGGGGAAAAGATGTCAAAATCTAAGGGGAATGTGGTTGATATATGGGCTTTATCAAAAGATGTTGGGGTAGACCCTATGAGATACTTTTTGATGAAAGCTGTTCCGTTTGGACAAGATGGGGATTTTTCTTATAAAGGTTTGAAGGAGATATTAAATGCCGATCTTGCTAATGATTTTGGAAATCTTTTAAATAGAACTGCGTCAATGCTCGAAAGATATAACAACAGCTCGCTAACTGAGGCAGATAAGCTATTTAATAAAGAAAGTTTTGTAAAATTAAGGGCAATTTTTGATGGAATGAAAGAAAGGATAGAAAAACATTATGATAATCTTTCTTTTAGTTTTGTTCTAGAAGAGATAATGACACTAATTAAGGGCGCAAACAAGTTCTTGGACGAAACTGCCCCGTGGAGATCTTTTAAGGAAAAGGGATTTGATTTAGAGGTTGCAAGCACATTTTACCACGTTTTTGAAGTAGTAAGGCTTTCTTCAATTGCTTTATATCCATTTATGCCCACAATTTCCAAAGATGTTTTAAGAAGGCTTTCTATATATGGTGAACCTTCCTGGTCTGAATTTAGTTGGGGACTATTGCCTATGCCTTGCAAAATTGAAAAGGGTGAGCCTATTTTTAAAAGGTTGGAAACCTAA
- a CDS encoding TatD family hydrolase, producing MFFDSHLHLESESFDSDREDVIKRAFDEQVGLMINVGSDLETSLKSIELSNKYVGKIFAVVGFHPHEAKFFNENSYNAIKGLTCFENVLAIGEIGLDYHYNYSPREVQIDCFRKQLELAREVGLPVVIHMREATKDTIDILEEFDADSIGGVFHCFSGSVDTMKKVVSMNFFVSFAGPITFSNSHRLRNVVLETPIERILSETDSPFLAPVPFRGKRNEPVNVKEVVKAISEIKKIDIDNLKAILFENLLNAFPKLKLFKNKGLVG from the coding sequence ATGTTTTTTGATAGTCATCTACATCTTGAGAGCGAATCATTTGATTCTGATAGAGAGGATGTTATTAAGAGAGCTTTTGACGAACAAGTAGGTTTAATGATCAATGTTGGATCAGATCTTGAAACGTCGCTTAAATCTATAGAATTATCAAATAAATACGTTGGCAAAATTTTTGCTGTTGTTGGCTTTCACCCCCATGAGGCAAAATTTTTTAACGAAAATTCTTATAACGCTATAAAGGGTTTAACTTGTTTTGAAAATGTCTTAGCTATTGGTGAAATTGGCTTAGATTATCATTATAATTATTCTCCAAGAGAAGTTCAAATAGACTGTTTCAGAAAACAGCTTGAACTGGCAAGAGAAGTAGGACTCCCAGTAGTAATTCATATGAGAGAGGCAACAAAGGATACTATTGATATATTAGAAGAATTTGATGCTGACTCAATTGGTGGAGTTTTTCACTGTTTTTCTGGTTCTGTTGATACCATGAAAAAAGTAGTGTCTATGAACTTTTTTGTCTCTTTTGCAGGTCCAATAACCTTTTCAAATTCTCATAGATTGAGAAACGTAGTTCTTGAGACCCCTATTGAAAGGATTTTGTCCGAAACTGATTCGCCATTTCTTGCTCCAGTGCCCTTTAGGGGAAAGAGAAATGAACCCGTTAATGTAAAGGAGGTCGTTAAGGCTATATCAGAAATTAAAAAGATAGATATCGATAATCTAAAGGCTATTTTGTTTGAAAATTTATTGAACGCTTTTCCTAAATTAAAACTTTTTAAAAATAAGGGTCTTGTTGGCTAG
- the amrB gene encoding AmmeMemoRadiSam system protein B encodes MRPAYVSGYFYPLRESDLLKFMSEVILDIPKRRVKGVVVPHAGYNFSGSIAGKVYSSIECPDTFLLIGPKHSMESDGIFLSQTSWATPLGEVMPDRDLGESLLHHCEFIHLNERIHANEHSLEVQVPFIKYVCPKAKIVPVAVSTTSEGILSSTGKCIANVLKESNKSVVVVMSSDLNHHEPQEITLEKDEKVIKNLMSLDPRGLLKTVYEEDVSMCGAWSCFLGLTILKELGATKADLLEHRTSGDVNMDYTQVVGYTGILFE; translated from the coding sequence TTGAGACCGGCTTATGTTTCTGGATATTTTTATCCGCTTAGAGAAAGCGATTTGTTGAAATTTATGTCCGAAGTTATATTAGACATTCCTAAAAGAAGAGTAAAGGGTGTAGTAGTACCACACGCGGGATATAATTTTTCTGGTTCTATTGCAGGTAAGGTCTATTCTTCAATTGAGTGTCCTGATACATTTTTGCTTATTGGCCCTAAGCATTCAATGGAATCTGATGGAATATTTTTATCACAAACTTCATGGGCTACTCCACTTGGCGAGGTGATGCCTGACAGGGATTTGGGGGAATCTTTGCTTCATCATTGTGAATTCATTCATCTAAATGAGAGAATTCATGCCAATGAACACTCTCTTGAGGTTCAGGTTCCGTTTATAAAATATGTCTGTCCTAAGGCAAAGATTGTGCCCGTTGCTGTTTCTACAACTTCAGAAGGAATTCTTTCCTCAACTGGAAAATGTATAGCGAATGTGCTTAAAGAGTCTAATAAGTCTGTAGTAGTGGTTATGAGTAGTGACTTAAATCATCACGAGCCTCAGGAGATAACTTTAGAAAAAGATGAAAAGGTGATTAAAAATTTGATGTCATTGGATCCAAGAGGTTTACTTAAGACTGTTTATGAAGAAGACGTTTCTATGTGTGGGGCATGGTCTTGTTTTCTTGGTTTAACAATATTAAAGGAATTGGGAGCTACTAAGGCTGATCTTTTGGAACACAGGACTTCGGGTGATGTAAATATGGATTATACTCAAGTAGTAGGTTATACTGGCATATTGTTTGAATGA
- the cutA gene encoding divalent-cation tolerance protein CutA, producing MRSLKRNTRNKPCIAMITAPEKDAIPLAKKLIESKVAACVNICKNVKSIYVWEGSVVEDTESILIAKTFLSLKEKFKSIVLENHPYDTPEIIFLKLEDIEARYLYWMREVLIS from the coding sequence ATGAGAAGTTTAAAAAGGAATACAAGAAATAAACCATGTATAGCAATGATAACTGCTCCAGAAAAGGATGCTATACCTCTTGCAAAAAAATTAATTGAGTCAAAAGTTGCTGCTTGTGTAAATATTTGTAAAAATGTAAAATCTATTTATGTTTGGGAAGGCTCAGTAGTAGAAGATACAGAAAGCATACTGATCGCAAAGACATTTTTGTCTTTGAAAGAAAAATTTAAGTCTATAGTTTTAGAAAATCATCCGTATGATACGCCTGAGATAATTTTTTTAAAGTTAGAAGACATTGAGGCAAGATATCTATACTGGATGAGAGAGGTCTTAATTAGTTAA
- a CDS encoding MlaE family ABC transporter permease, with protein sequence MNYFIEFFSDVGQLSYLFFRSIVAVLTARFRFFLFLDQCFMIGVESVPIVFITSLFVGMVFAIQTAREFVFYGAGSVVGGVVGIAIIRELGPMITGVVVAGRVGSAMAAEIGTMKVTEQIDALLSMSVDPIFYLVAPRVFACMLMLPLLTVIANLAGVIGGYFVAVYYGGVIPSSFVESVRFLVKVWDIEASLIKAMIFGSIISLIGTFIGLRTKAGARGVGNSTMLSVVISLILIFIFNYFLSMVMFSR encoded by the coding sequence ATGAATTACTTTATCGAATTTTTTTCTGATGTAGGACAACTGTCTTATCTCTTCTTCCGATCTATAGTAGCTGTACTGACTGCAAGGTTTAGATTTTTTTTGTTTTTAGATCAGTGTTTTATGATTGGTGTAGAGTCTGTGCCTATTGTGTTTATTACCTCTCTTTTTGTTGGCATGGTATTTGCTATTCAAACTGCCAGAGAATTTGTCTTCTATGGTGCTGGTTCCGTTGTTGGCGGAGTAGTGGGTATTGCGATAATTAGAGAATTAGGACCAATGATTACAGGAGTTGTTGTTGCAGGTAGGGTTGGTTCTGCTATGGCTGCTGAAATAGGCACTATGAAGGTTACCGAGCAGATTGACGCACTTTTGTCTATGTCGGTTGATCCAATTTTTTATCTTGTTGCTCCAAGAGTTTTTGCCTGCATGTTAATGCTTCCTCTCTTAACTGTTATTGCAAACTTAGCAGGGGTTATAGGCGGATATTTTGTTGCTGTTTATTACGGTGGCGTTATACCATCGTCCTTTGTAGAATCTGTAAGATTTCTTGTTAAGGTTTGGGACATTGAAGCGAGTCTTATAAAAGCTATGATATTTGGTTCTATTATATCGCTTATTGGAACGTTTATAGGTTTGAGAACAAAGGCTGGTGCTAGAGGCGTTGGAAATTCTACAATGCTTTCTGTTGTTATTTCTTTAATCTTAATTTTTATTTTTAATTACTTTCTATCTATGGTAATGTTTTCACGATGA
- a CDS encoding ABC transporter ATP-binding protein, translated as MIKFSNVFKGFGGRTVLEDISFLIPDNKITVIMGPSGCGKSTVLRLMIGLMRPDSGTIEIMGNDITKVSDKELFEIRKNMGMVFQAGALFDSLNVIDNVSFFLKEHKLKSKEEIASLSFEALKFVGLEDSAYLYPSELSGGMQRRVAIARTIVYRPKIVLFDEPTTGLDPHTSRIIEDLIRNLREQTGALILIVSHVFQTAFRLAERIIYLDNKKILFDGDPKDFVELDNTFVNTFLGPEGKKIFFNYNN; from the coding sequence ATGATAAAATTTTCTAACGTTTTTAAGGGCTTTGGAGGAAGGACTGTTCTTGAAGACATAAGCTTTTTAATACCTGATAACAAGATAACAGTAATCATGGGACCATCGGGTTGTGGAAAGAGTACTGTTTTAAGACTTATGATAGGTCTTATGAGACCAGATTCTGGAACAATTGAAATTATGGGCAACGACATTACTAAAGTTTCTGATAAAGAACTATTTGAAATAAGAAAAAATATGGGTATGGTATTTCAGGCGGGAGCTCTGTTTGATTCTTTAAACGTAATTGATAATGTATCGTTCTTTCTTAAAGAACATAAACTAAAATCTAAGGAAGAGATCGCTTCCTTGTCTTTTGAAGCCTTAAAGTTTGTAGGCTTAGAGGATAGCGCCTATTTATATCCTTCAGAGCTTTCAGGTGGCATGCAAAGGAGAGTAGCTATCGCAAGGACAATTGTATATAGGCCAAAAATAGTTTTGTTTGATGAGCCAACAACAGGACTTGATCCTCATACGAGCAGGATTATTGAGGATTTAATTAGGAATCTAAGAGAGCAAACAGGTGCTCTTATATTAATTGTTAGCCATGTGTTTCAAACTGCATTTAGACTGGCTGAGAGGATAATATATCTGGATAACAAAAAGATATTGTTTGATGGTGATCCTAAGGATTTTGTAGAGCTCGATAACACTTTTGTTAATACCTTTTTGGGCCCAGAGGGCAAAAAGATATTTTTCAATTATAATAATTAA
- a CDS encoding MlaD family protein, with protein MEKGRAAKVGIFVLATLILLAGSILWFQSDFLKPMYRIVAYFPDVSGLSVDAPVYYMGVKVGRIKSITPTLYKGVETVILINKDVLIPKGSYFSIGTYGLVGDKFISITPPKSLTKEYLSDGATVIGTSPPTYEDILNETSVLLVRVSDLTKDLHDTLLNPESKESIKKTLFLASSIATNIDRFTRVLSDLAYKNESDVNQTISNLRGFSEYLLAISKNIDKGLSDPELFPSIKSALLNINEASKNVANLAANLNDIVKDKKTKEEIKQTISNASEITERSKKVLDYLANTKITPEVRVFSGPKDKREGAFFLDVYPPGDRFYRFGVRDSGGKTKVDAQAGQKINDNLDVRIGYMNSHLGAGLDVHYDRFGVETEVYDPKRTTLDSILSYSITKDVDLLMYLKDLTRSDREVLGGIRYKFDN; from the coding sequence TTGGAAAAAGGTAGAGCTGCAAAAGTAGGAATATTTGTACTTGCTACATTAATTTTACTTGCGGGCTCTATTTTGTGGTTTCAAAGCGATTTTCTAAAACCTATGTATAGAATAGTTGCATACTTTCCTGATGTAAGCGGTCTTTCAGTTGATGCGCCCGTTTATTATATGGGCGTTAAGGTTGGAAGGATCAAAAGTATTACTCCTACTCTTTATAAGGGCGTTGAAACTGTAATATTGATAAACAAAGATGTTCTCATACCAAAAGGTTCTTATTTTTCAATAGGAACTTACGGTCTAGTGGGAGATAAGTTTATAAGCATAACCCCGCCAAAATCTTTAACCAAAGAATATTTATCTGATGGGGCTACAGTGATTGGTACATCTCCTCCTACTTATGAAGATATTTTAAATGAAACTAGCGTTCTATTGGTAAGGGTTAGCGATCTTACAAAAGATCTTCACGATACCCTTTTAAATCCAGAGTCCAAAGAATCAATAAAGAAAACGCTCTTTCTTGCCTCCTCTATAGCAACCAATATAGACAGGTTTACGAGGGTCTTAAGCGATCTAGCTTATAAAAATGAGTCTGACGTAAATCAGACTATTAGCAATCTGAGGGGCTTTTCTGAATATCTCCTTGCAATATCGAAAAATATTGACAAAGGACTATCCGATCCTGAACTATTTCCCTCTATAAAAAGCGCATTGTTAAATATTAATGAAGCATCTAAAAACGTTGCAAACCTGGCTGCTAATCTAAACGATATTGTAAAGGATAAAAAAACCAAAGAGGAGATTAAGCAAACTATCTCAAATGCAAGCGAAATTACTGAAAGATCAAAGAAAGTATTGGATTATCTTGCCAACACAAAGATTACTCCAGAGGTAAGGGTCTTTAGTGGTCCTAAGGATAAAAGAGAAGGGGCTTTTTTTCTCGACGTATACCCGCCTGGGGACAGGTTCTATAGGTTTGGGGTAAGGGATTCTGGAGGAAAAACTAAAGTTGACGCTCAGGCAGGGCAAAAGATAAATGATAATTTGGACGTTCGTATTGGATACATGAATTCTCATCTTGGAGCAGGTTTAGACGTTCACTACGATCGATTTGGCGTTGAGACAGAGGTATACGATCCAAAGCGTACTACTCTTGATAGTATCTTATCGTATTCAATTACTAAGGATGTTGATCTGTTGATGTATCTAAAAGATCTTACCAGAAGCGATAGAGAAGTTCTTGGCGGGATAAGATATAAGTTTGATAATTGA